From the Roseibium sp. HPY-6 genome, one window contains:
- a CDS encoding MFS transporter, translated as MTAASTPARTGPNIPLIIVCGCLIALFSFGPRSAMGLFFQPMTEARDWSREIFALAIAIQNLVWGIGQPFAGMFADRFGTWKSMTIGALLYCAGLLIMIDAESAVALHVSAGILIGLGIAFSSFSLVLAAFGRTVSPEQRSLAFGIGTASGSLGQFLFAPMGGALIANIGWQDTLIVFAGLVALIPLLAIALRGKSEQPPGTSVANDQKISSAVAEAFKTRGFILLTIGFFVCGFHVAFITVHLPPFIADVGLDPSWGAWAIALIGLCNIAGSLASGYIGGRYSKPIFLSLIYLGRSIAIFAFIMLPITPASVLIFSGVMGLLWLSTIPPTSGLVAVMFGPRYMATLFGFVFLSHQIGSFLGVWLGGRLYDETGSYDAIWWCGIVLGILAAIIHWPIEEKPVPRLAQQAAE; from the coding sequence ATGACAGCCGCATCAACGCCGGCCCGCACAGGTCCAAACATACCTCTCATCATCGTCTGCGGTTGTCTCATCGCGCTCTTTTCCTTTGGGCCACGATCGGCCATGGGCCTCTTTTTCCAACCGATGACGGAGGCCAGGGACTGGAGTCGGGAGATATTTGCGCTTGCCATTGCCATACAGAACCTGGTCTGGGGTATCGGACAACCATTTGCGGGAATGTTTGCGGATCGGTTCGGAACGTGGAAGAGCATGACGATCGGTGCATTGCTCTACTGCGCCGGTCTTTTGATCATGATCGACGCTGAAAGTGCTGTGGCCTTGCATGTGTCCGCAGGCATTCTAATCGGGCTCGGGATCGCCTTTTCGTCTTTCTCGCTGGTTCTGGCGGCATTCGGACGGACGGTTTCGCCTGAGCAACGCTCGCTCGCATTCGGTATCGGAACCGCTTCCGGATCGCTCGGTCAGTTCCTGTTCGCGCCAATGGGCGGCGCCCTCATTGCGAATATCGGCTGGCAGGACACGCTGATCGTGTTTGCGGGTCTCGTTGCGTTGATCCCACTGCTTGCCATCGCACTGAGAGGCAAGTCCGAGCAGCCTCCAGGTACGTCCGTAGCCAACGACCAAAAAATCAGCAGTGCTGTTGCCGAGGCTTTCAAAACACGCGGATTTATTCTTCTGACAATTGGCTTTTTCGTTTGCGGCTTTCACGTTGCCTTCATCACGGTACATTTGCCGCCCTTTATCGCTGACGTCGGTCTCGATCCGAGCTGGGGAGCATGGGCAATCGCGCTCATCGGGCTGTGCAACATCGCCGGCTCACTCGCGTCTGGCTACATCGGCGGCCGCTATTCAAAACCGATCTTTCTGTCGCTGATCTACCTCGGCAGGTCGATCGCCATTTTTGCCTTCATCATGCTGCCGATCACACCGGCCTCCGTCCTGATCTTTTCCGGCGTGATGGGGCTGCTCTGGCTTTCCACCATCCCGCCGACATCGGGTCTTGTCGCAGTGATGTTCGGTCCCCGCTACATGGCAACGCTGTTCGGCTTTGTATTCCTGTCGCACCAGATCGGGAGCTTTCTGGGGGTCTGGCTTGGCGGCAGGCTCTATGACGAAACGGGGTCCTACGACGCCATCTGGTGGTGCGGTATCGTGCTTGGCATTCTGGCGGCCATAATCCACTGGCCGATCGAGGAAAAGCCTGTGCCAAGGCTCGCACAGCAAGCGGCGGAATGA
- a CDS encoding HD family hydrolase yields MPQSPSDQTPRAWQRMLSGRRLNLLDPSPLDVEISDIAHGLARVARWNGQTFGDHAFSVAEHSLIVEDIALKLKPDLSADWRLAVLLHDAPEYVIGDMISPFKAVIGEAYKAVEARLQAAIHLRFGLPADIPAAIKKLAKRADIICAYFEAVELAGFDRDEAGRIFGRPRGFAPGKNGDLHYGLKPLPVAVAQEKFMQRFEAIEKLREAGNNHKRQRAKA; encoded by the coding sequence ATGCCACAAAGCCCTTCCGACCAAACACCACGCGCTTGGCAACGCATGCTTTCCGGCCGGCGGCTCAACCTGCTGGATCCATCGCCGCTCGATGTCGAGATCTCCGATATTGCCCACGGGCTCGCGCGGGTGGCGCGCTGGAACGGACAGACATTTGGCGATCACGCATTTTCCGTCGCCGAGCACAGTCTGATTGTCGAAGACATCGCTCTAAAGCTTAAACCGGACCTTTCCGCTGACTGGCGGCTCGCCGTCCTGTTGCACGATGCACCTGAATACGTAATCGGCGATATGATCTCGCCCTTCAAGGCGGTGATCGGAGAGGCCTACAAGGCGGTCGAGGCACGCCTGCAAGCCGCTATCCACCTGCGCTTCGGGCTGCCAGCTGACATTCCGGCTGCGATCAAAAAGCTGGCCAAGCGCGCCGACATTATCTGCGCCTATTTCGAGGCGGTCGAACTTGCAGGTTTCGACCGGGACGAAGCCGGCAGGATATTCGGACGTCCGCGCGGTTTTGCACCCGGCAAGAATGGTGACTTGCACTATGGATTGAAGCCGTTGCCGGTTGCCGTGGCACAGGAAAAGTTCATGCAGCGCTTTGAGGCGATCGAAAAGCTGCGCGAAGCTGGGAACAACCATAAAAGGCAACGCGCAAAAGCGTGA
- a CDS encoding YqhA family protein, translated as MSEQKPPADPSNDFDLAHRLTQLAQIPMLIGLSVGMVLFLITFFIDIYDAIATYEFLDRKKTILLILNLLDMVFIANLVVMVANNTYNTFRLKASAYGEGFIKESERAYRRMKHRIVSTIVIIASIHVLSELLEFSQINPLQVAALLGFHLVLLATYVVTNVFRTND; from the coding sequence ATGAGCGAGCAGAAACCGCCTGCCGACCCTTCAAATGACTTCGATCTTGCGCATCGGTTGACCCAGTTGGCGCAGATTCCGATGCTGATTGGACTGTCCGTTGGCATGGTCCTGTTCCTAATCACATTCTTCATCGACATCTACGACGCCATCGCGACGTACGAATTCCTGGACCGGAAAAAGACCATCCTTCTGATCTTGAATCTTTTGGACATGGTGTTCATCGCAAACCTCGTCGTGATGGTGGCCAATAACACCTATAATACGTTCAGGCTGAAAGCCTCGGCTTACGGCGAAGGCTTCATCAAGGAAAGCGAAAGAGCCTATCGGCGCATGAAGCACAGGATCGTCTCGACGATCGTGATCATTGCGTCGATCCATGTCCTGAGCGAATTGCTGGAATTTTCGCAGATCAATCCGCTTCAGGTCGCCGCGCTGCTCGGCTTCCACCTTGTGCTGCTGGCGACCTATGTCGTGACGAACGTTTTCCGGACAAACGACTGA
- the nadA gene encoding quinolinate synthase NadA: MTVAQKAYSVSEPVTTGLTALERFGPVTRPELSYTPAIAEATAPIYEKVKHFIPAFEWAALAPTVHAINALKKERNAVILAHNYMTPDIYHGVADIVGDSLQLAIEATRTDAEVIVQCGVHFMAETSKILSPEKTVLIPDMRAGCSLAESITGADVRALRERNPGVPIITYVNTSADVKAECDICCTSSNALQVVESFGVDRVFLIPDKYLAANVGNKTDVEVLVWDGACEVHERFTAEELRDYRRIEPDVKIIAHPECPPEVVAEADFAGSTAHMINWVKTKRPEKVMMVTECSMADNVASETPGVDYIRPCNLCPHMKRITLGKILDSLIEMKEEVIVDPAVADRARTAVERMINLKI; the protein is encoded by the coding sequence ATGACAGTTGCCCAGAAAGCCTATTCGGTTTCCGAACCCGTTACGACCGGTCTGACAGCGCTGGAGCGCTTTGGACCGGTGACACGTCCGGAACTCAGCTATACGCCTGCAATTGCGGAGGCGACCGCGCCTATTTACGAGAAGGTGAAGCATTTCATCCCGGCCTTCGAATGGGCGGCTCTTGCACCGACTGTCCACGCGATCAACGCGCTCAAGAAAGAGCGCAATGCCGTGATCCTGGCGCACAACTACATGACACCGGATATCTACCACGGCGTTGCGGACATTGTTGGCGACAGCCTCCAGCTTGCGATCGAGGCAACGCGCACCGATGCCGAAGTGATCGTCCAGTGCGGCGTCCACTTCATGGCGGAAACCTCCAAGATCCTGAGCCCGGAAAAAACGGTTCTAATTCCGGACATGCGTGCCGGTTGCTCACTCGCAGAATCCATTACCGGCGCTGATGTGCGCGCCCTGCGCGAGCGCAATCCGGGTGTGCCGATCATCACCTATGTGAATACGTCCGCGGATGTGAAGGCGGAATGCGATATCTGCTGCACCTCGTCAAACGCGCTTCAGGTGGTTGAGAGCTTTGGGGTCGACAGGGTCTTCCTCATTCCGGACAAGTATCTCGCAGCCAATGTCGGCAACAAGACAGATGTCGAAGTGTTGGTCTGGGACGGTGCTTGTGAGGTGCATGAACGGTTCACAGCCGAAGAGCTGCGCGACTACCGGCGCATCGAGCCGGACGTAAAGATCATCGCGCATCCGGAATGCCCGCCTGAGGTTGTCGCCGAAGCCGATTTTGCCGGATCCACGGCGCACATGATCAACTGGGTCAAGACCAAAAGGCCGGAAAAGGTTATGATGGTCACCGAGTGCTCCATGGCAGACAACGTCGCCAGCGAAACCCCGGGCGTTGACTACATCCGCCCTTGCAACCTGTGTCCGCACATGAAGCGCATCACGCTCGGCAAGATCCTCGATAGCCTCATCGAGATGAAGGAAGAGGTGATTGTAGATCCTGCCGTCGCAGATCGCGCGCGGACAGCCGTTGAGCGGATGATCAACTTGAAAATCTGA
- a CDS encoding fatty acid desaturase encodes MCELDDASGTAPEVRAPRDWVAILARYRDPSTLRSSFELAVTVGPFLFLWVLAWLSLDVSYWLSAIISLINAAFLVRLFAIQHDCGHGSFFKNRAVSDWLGRAIGVVTLTPYDVWRRSHALHHSSSGNLGQRGIGDIHTLTVAEYRALRPLSRFWYRLYRSPFVMFGLGPFYTFFLENRLPFGYMASFRYWVYAMATNLAIVVALALILKFGGWMPILLIFFPTTILAATLGVWLFYVQHQFETTHWDVEEDWQLHDAALHGSSHYVLPSVLRWSSANIGIHHVHHLNSRIPFYRLPEVLKDHKDLAERNRMTIRQSLASVRLHLWDEESRRLLSFAQAKPLLG; translated from the coding sequence ATGTGCGAACTAGATGATGCCTCTGGCACTGCGCCGGAAGTCCGAGCGCCGCGTGACTGGGTGGCTATCCTTGCCCGATATCGCGATCCGAGCACGCTTCGCAGTTCCTTTGAGCTGGCAGTAACGGTGGGCCCGTTCTTGTTCCTGTGGGTTTTGGCCTGGTTGTCACTCGATGTCAGTTACTGGCTTTCCGCAATTATCTCCCTGATCAACGCTGCTTTTCTGGTTCGACTTTTCGCGATCCAGCACGATTGCGGGCACGGGTCGTTTTTCAAAAACCGCGCAGTCAGCGACTGGCTGGGTCGGGCGATAGGGGTTGTGACATTGACACCCTATGATGTCTGGCGCCGGTCACATGCGTTGCACCACAGTTCCTCGGGAAATCTGGGCCAGCGCGGCATAGGTGACATTCACACTTTGACCGTCGCTGAATATCGAGCGCTGAGGCCGCTTAGCCGGTTTTGGTACAGGCTCTATCGGTCGCCGTTCGTGATGTTTGGCCTTGGACCATTCTACACGTTCTTTTTGGAGAACCGCCTGCCCTTCGGCTATATGGCCAGCTTCAGATATTGGGTTTACGCCATGGCGACAAATCTTGCGATTGTTGTGGCCCTGGCACTTATCCTGAAGTTTGGCGGCTGGATGCCGATCCTGTTGATTTTTTTCCCAACGACAATTCTCGCCGCGACGCTGGGTGTTTGGCTGTTTTACGTTCAGCATCAGTTTGAAACGACGCATTGGGATGTGGAAGAGGACTGGCAATTGCATGATGCGGCCCTGCACGGAAGCTCGCATTACGTGCTGCCATCGGTTTTAAGGTGGTCCAGCGCCAACATCGGCATCCATCATGTGCATCACCTCAATAGCAGGATCCCGTTCTATCGGCTTCCGGAAGTGCTGAAGGATCACAAGGATCTGGCGGAACGTAACCGCATGACGATCCGGCAAAGTCTTGCCAGTGTCCGTCTTCACTTGTGGGATGAAGAATCCAGGCGGTTGTTGTCGTTTGCGCAGGCAAAGCCTCTGCTCGGATAA
- a CDS encoding L-aspartate oxidase, with translation MAVSVEDFVPAYFGKDVDDVVILGGGLAGLFCALKLSPRPVTVITNAPIGQGASSAWAQGGIAAAISEQDSVEKHRDDTLAAGCGIGEPKIVDQMTREGSARVHDLLSYGVPFDQDLEGRLQLSREAAHSQSRVVRVRGDMAGRAIMNALLDAVRKTPSIRVLEGYIGESFLGEGRYVTGVLVRRRGGITRMAFPAKAVVLASGGVGHLYGLTTNPQEANGHGLAMAARAGAVIADAEFVQFHPTALDVGKDPSPLATEALRGEGAFLVNKAGDRFMEGVHPDRELAPRDIVARAIFREIEEGRGAFLDCREAIGAKFKDEFPTVYAAATAAGIDPEKQPLPVAPAEHYHMGGVLTDANGRTSLDGLWAAGEVASTGAHGANRLASNSLLEAVVFAARIAEDIQGLMPTPRSAFWDEMDDAPGLPSQRNVEERGSITVLRETLSKNVGVLRDADGLKRALADIAEAEKTCVRQSIKNMMITGKIIAASALKRQESRGGHFRKDFPEENPDLAKRSYTSLKEVEAISASALESA, from the coding sequence ATGGCCGTGTCGGTTGAGGATTTCGTACCTGCCTATTTCGGCAAGGATGTGGACGATGTCGTCATATTGGGAGGCGGGCTCGCCGGCCTTTTCTGCGCGCTCAAGCTGAGCCCGCGACCGGTTACAGTCATCACCAATGCACCGATAGGGCAGGGGGCTTCTTCTGCCTGGGCGCAGGGTGGCATCGCCGCCGCGATTTCCGAGCAGGATTCGGTCGAAAAACACCGGGACGACACGCTGGCCGCGGGATGCGGTATCGGCGAACCGAAAATTGTCGACCAGATGACGCGTGAGGGAAGCGCGCGGGTCCATGATCTTCTATCCTATGGCGTGCCCTTCGACCAGGATCTGGAAGGCCGCCTTCAGCTTTCCCGCGAGGCGGCGCATTCACAAAGCCGCGTTGTACGCGTGCGCGGCGACATGGCCGGCCGCGCGATTATGAACGCCTTGCTCGACGCCGTGCGCAAAACGCCATCGATCCGCGTCCTGGAAGGCTATATCGGCGAGAGTTTTCTCGGTGAGGGCCGTTACGTCACCGGTGTTTTGGTACGCCGGCGCGGCGGCATCACGCGGATGGCTTTCCCGGCGAAGGCAGTGGTGCTCGCTTCCGGCGGCGTTGGCCATCTTTACGGCCTGACCACCAACCCTCAGGAGGCCAATGGCCATGGCCTTGCAATGGCCGCGCGGGCTGGCGCCGTCATTGCCGATGCGGAATTCGTTCAATTCCACCCGACCGCGCTTGATGTCGGCAAGGACCCGTCTCCCTTGGCAACCGAGGCCTTGCGCGGCGAAGGCGCATTTCTGGTCAACAAGGCGGGTGATCGGTTCATGGAGGGTGTCCATCCCGATCGCGAACTCGCCCCCCGCGACATTGTCGCACGCGCAATATTCAGAGAGATCGAGGAAGGGCGCGGAGCGTTTCTCGATTGCCGGGAAGCCATCGGTGCGAAATTCAAGGACGAGTTTCCAACCGTTTACGCCGCTGCAACAGCAGCAGGGATAGACCCGGAGAAACAGCCGCTGCCGGTCGCGCCCGCCGAACACTACCATATGGGCGGCGTTCTGACGGACGCGAACGGGCGCACGTCGCTGGACGGTCTTTGGGCCGCCGGGGAAGTGGCCTCAACCGGAGCACATGGCGCCAACAGGCTCGCATCCAACTCGCTGCTTGAAGCGGTCGTCTTCGCGGCCCGTATCGCAGAAGATATCCAGGGTCTCATGCCGACGCCCAGGAGCGCTTTCTGGGATGAGATGGACGACGCGCCAGGCCTGCCAAGCCAGCGCAACGTGGAAGAACGCGGGTCAATCACCGTGCTGCGTGAAACGCTTTCGAAAAACGTCGGCGTTTTGCGGGACGCAGACGGGCTGAAAAGGGCGCTTGCCGATATCGCGGAGGCCGAAAAAACCTGTGTGCGCCAGTCGATCAAGAACATGATGATCACCGGCAAGATCATCGCCGCATCGGCCCTAAAGCGTCAGGAGAGCAGAGGCGGCCATTTCCGCAAGGATTTCCCCGAGGAAAATCCGGATCTGGCAAAGCGGTCCTATACCAGCCTGAAAGAGGTTGAAGCCATCTCCGCTAGCGCCTTGGAATCAGCCTGA
- a CDS encoding GNAT family N-acetyltransferase: MSIEVRAASPQDAEEMAVLLNRIIAIGGTTAYRDLFDDTKIMSEFIAPELAIACHIAVEDQKICGFQALLWCDPTWPEEKRLPADWAIIGTYVDPEIHGKGIGRALFESTAAAARQAGVSFIDATIRRENTGGIAYYSRMGFEDYRSSDEAVSKRFAPA, translated from the coding sequence TTGTCCATAGAAGTTCGGGCGGCTTCGCCGCAAGATGCCGAGGAGATGGCCGTGCTGCTTAACCGTATTATCGCGATCGGAGGCACGACCGCCTATCGCGACCTTTTCGACGATACGAAAATCATGAGCGAGTTTATTGCTCCGGAACTCGCGATCGCCTGTCACATTGCGGTTGAGGACCAAAAGATCTGTGGGTTTCAGGCTCTTTTGTGGTGTGATCCCACTTGGCCTGAAGAGAAAAGACTACCGGCTGACTGGGCAATCATTGGGACATATGTCGACCCGGAGATCCACGGAAAAGGCATTGGCCGCGCTCTGTTTGAAAGCACTGCGGCAGCCGCAAGACAGGCCGGCGTTTCATTTATCGACGCAACGATCCGCAGGGAAAACACCGGCGGCATTGCCTATTATTCGCGCATGGGGTTTGAGGACTACCGGAGCAGCGACGAAGCGGTTTCCAAGCGCTTTGCACCTGCTTGA
- a CDS encoding tyrosine protein phosphatase, producing the protein MLHVCSLSKLNDTVAATGAKYVVTLINAEMDVPTPAGVQSENHLFLAFNDIVEQVAGLTPPNESHVEDLLAFVSAWDQEAPLVIHCWAGISRSTAGAYAAACALSREADEYRLAHLLREMSPSATPNARIVAMADKLLGRDGRMIDAIRGIGRGANAFEGTPFIMPIE; encoded by the coding sequence ATGCTGCATGTTTGCTCGCTTTCAAAACTGAACGATACGGTCGCTGCGACCGGTGCAAAATACGTTGTCACTCTGATCAATGCCGAGATGGATGTTCCCACGCCTGCGGGCGTCCAATCGGAAAATCACCTTTTTCTCGCCTTCAACGATATTGTCGAACAGGTGGCAGGACTGACGCCACCGAACGAAAGTCATGTCGAAGACTTGCTGGCTTTTGTCTCGGCATGGGATCAGGAGGCCCCCCTTGTGATACATTGCTGGGCCGGGATCAGCCGCTCAACGGCGGGCGCCTATGCGGCGGCTTGCGCTCTCAGTCGCGAGGCAGATGAATACCGGCTCGCCCACCTGCTGCGCGAAATGTCTCCTTCAGCAACACCCAACGCACGCATCGTTGCGATGGCCGACAAATTGCTTGGCCGCGACGGCCGCATGATCGATGCCATCCGGGGCATCGGGCGCGGCGCAAATGCCTTTGAGGGCACGCCGTTCATCATGCCGATCGAATAG
- a CDS encoding cell wall hydrolase — protein MTQISIPAREHLRRLKYVLAASPLLYFGLGGSIGDQDIFALINARHDQSPRWMMALEPANFTTRVTPKLALGTPVVPDYTNTPVLTLTSAEEGVEKRPLYGLDDVFASARPNDVPDEIATNKAGKGNRLITVAPDRQMVDRAAGNVYAMSSIISNEKKHEDLPRVAFVKPTPLDSQESSRLAKAREDGLLEDGPLDLQKVMMARNAAAASFSLVSAYAPDRVKETKDPFNALFGAAKYEQELPPPEDPNNPHWWAQKPLPLSVGTKKEQRCLAEAIYFEARGETEEGQVAVAQVVLNRVKNPSYPNSICGVVYQNKHKRNRCQFSFACDGIKDRISSKGAWKTAQRLAREVSDGKQYLKMVDASTHYHATYVSPRWARSMAKRGQVGLHIFYKTYAGGWN, from the coding sequence GTGACACAGATATCTATACCGGCCCGGGAACACTTGCGCCGCCTGAAATACGTGCTTGCTGCGAGCCCCCTGCTCTATTTCGGACTTGGCGGCTCCATCGGCGACCAGGACATTTTCGCACTGATCAATGCACGGCATGACCAGTCTCCGCGCTGGATGATGGCGCTTGAGCCGGCGAACTTTACCACCAGGGTCACGCCAAAGCTGGCACTCGGTACGCCCGTTGTGCCCGACTATACCAACACACCGGTCCTGACACTCACTTCGGCAGAAGAGGGCGTGGAGAAAAGACCGCTCTATGGCCTCGATGACGTTTTTGCGAGTGCACGGCCAAACGATGTCCCGGATGAGATCGCCACGAACAAGGCAGGCAAAGGCAACCGGCTTATAACGGTGGCACCCGACCGCCAGATGGTCGACAGGGCAGCCGGCAATGTCTATGCGATGTCGAGCATTATCTCGAACGAGAAAAAACACGAAGACCTTCCGCGCGTTGCTTTTGTCAAGCCGACGCCACTCGACAGCCAGGAATCGTCCCGCCTGGCGAAGGCCCGTGAAGACGGCCTCCTGGAAGACGGACCGCTTGACCTGCAAAAGGTGATGATGGCCCGCAACGCGGCTGCCGCGAGTTTCTCTCTCGTTTCCGCCTATGCGCCCGATAGAGTCAAGGAAACCAAGGATCCGTTCAACGCGCTCTTCGGAGCAGCAAAATACGAGCAGGAGCTGCCGCCACCGGAAGATCCGAACAACCCGCACTGGTGGGCGCAAAAACCTCTGCCGCTTTCCGTTGGAACCAAGAAAGAACAGCGCTGCCTCGCCGAAGCTATCTACTTCGAAGCGCGCGGTGAAACGGAAGAAGGCCAGGTTGCCGTTGCTCAGGTTGTTCTCAACCGCGTGAAGAACCCGTCCTATCCGAACTCAATTTGTGGCGTTGTTTATCAGAACAAGCACAAGCGCAACCGCTGTCAGTTCTCCTTCGCTTGCGACGGGATCAAGGACCGTATTTCGAGCAAAGGTGCCTGGAAGACGGCACAGCGGCTCGCACGGGAAGTATCTGACGGCAAGCAGTACCTGAAGATGGTCGATGCCTCGACGCATTATCATGCGACATATGTGAGCCCGCGATGGGCACGCTCCATGGCCAAGCGCGGCCAGGTCGGGTTGCATATTTTCTACAAGACGTATGCCGGCGGCTGGAACTGA
- a CDS encoding NAD regulator produces the protein MPNRHASIEIGLNAVVVSVSEGVPQIVHVTDVESNALDNLPYGPFDPIHHRTFEIGLRTWVESQTALSLGYVEQLYTFGDRGRHRVSGDEGPHVVSVGYLALTRQTADSENTLARHKSAWRSWYDYFPWEDWRNGRPPVLDEEILPALEAWTLETPPAGEPPKPLSRRERVRMAFGLEVPNWDEERALERYELLYEAGLLREAKRDGRPAALARETLPFLGVAMRFDHRRVLATAISRLRGKLKYRPVIFELMPEVFTLTELQTSVEAISGRHLHKQNFRRLVENADLVEPTGATSTATGGRPAALFRFRHQLMSERPAPGLRVGGR, from the coding sequence ATGCCGAACAGACACGCCAGTATCGAGATCGGTTTGAATGCGGTGGTCGTCTCCGTTTCAGAAGGCGTGCCACAGATCGTGCATGTGACGGACGTTGAAAGCAACGCACTTGACAACCTGCCCTACGGTCCATTCGATCCTATCCATCACCGGACTTTCGAGATCGGTCTCAGGACTTGGGTGGAAAGCCAGACGGCCCTTAGCCTGGGCTACGTGGAACAGCTTTATACATTCGGCGACCGTGGACGGCACAGGGTGAGCGGTGACGAGGGACCGCATGTGGTCTCTGTCGGATACCTGGCACTGACCCGTCAAACGGCAGATTCAGAAAATACCCTGGCACGGCACAAATCCGCCTGGCGCTCGTGGTACGACTATTTTCCCTGGGAGGACTGGCGCAACGGCAGGCCGCCGGTTCTGGACGAGGAGATCCTTCCCGCGCTTGAGGCCTGGACGCTGGAGACGCCACCGGCGGGTGAGCCTCCGAAACCTCTCAGCCGCCGGGAACGTGTGCGCATGGCATTCGGTCTTGAAGTACCCAACTGGGATGAAGAAAGAGCTCTTGAGCGATACGAGCTGCTTTATGAAGCAGGATTGCTTCGCGAGGCCAAACGCGACGGCCGACCGGCGGCCCTGGCAAGGGAAACACTGCCGTTTCTGGGGGTTGCGATGCGCTTCGATCACCGCCGGGTGCTGGCGACAGCGATTTCACGGCTGCGCGGCAAGCTGAAATATCGACCCGTGATCTTCGAACTGATGCCGGAAGTCTTTACTCTGACCGAGCTCCAGACCTCGGTCGAGGCCATATCCGGCCGGCACCTGCACAAGCAGAATTTTCGACGGCTCGTCGAAAACGCGGACTTGGTGGAGCCGACCGGCGCCACATCAACGGCAACCGGCGGGCGCCCGGCTGCCCTCTTCCGGTTCCGCCATCAGTTGATGAGTGAACGCCCTGCACCGGGCCTGAGGGTTGGCGGCCGTTAG
- the nadC gene encoding carboxylating nicotinate-nucleotide diphosphorylase, translating to MSEMLLPHLPDLLVQEAVKSALLEDWGRAGDITSQATLPKTALASATIAARKPGVLCGLAFAESAFRQTDPGLIFEATKQDGDHLSPKDIVARIQGPARALLSAERVALNFMGHLSGIATATSRFAEAIRHTKANIVCTRKTTPGMRAFEKYAVKCGGGSNHRFGLDDAILIKDNHIAVAGGVRKAIEAAKAFAGHLVKIEVEVDTLDQLSEALNAGPDVIMLDNMSPETLREAVALTDGRALLEASGGIELDTVKSVAEAGVDLISSGWITHSAPVLDLGLDIEMS from the coding sequence ATGAGCGAAATGCTGCTCCCCCACCTTCCTGACCTCTTGGTACAAGAGGCGGTCAAGTCCGCGCTTCTTGAAGACTGGGGGCGCGCCGGTGACATTACCAGCCAGGCAACGCTTCCCAAGACGGCCCTTGCCAGTGCGACGATAGCCGCGCGCAAGCCGGGTGTGCTCTGTGGGCTCGCCTTTGCAGAGAGCGCTTTCCGCCAGACGGATCCCGGACTGATCTTCGAGGCGACAAAACAGGACGGCGATCACCTGTCGCCCAAGGATATTGTTGCCCGCATTCAGGGACCGGCGCGTGCGCTTCTGTCTGCGGAACGCGTCGCCTTGAATTTCATGGGTCACTTGTCTGGCATCGCGACGGCAACAAGCCGGTTCGCCGAGGCCATTCGTCACACGAAGGCGAACATTGTCTGCACCCGTAAGACGACGCCGGGCATGAGGGCCTTTGAGAAATACGCAGTGAAATGCGGTGGCGGCTCAAACCATCGTTTTGGGCTCGACGATGCCATCCTGATCAAGGACAACCATATTGCCGTAGCCGGGGGCGTGCGGAAAGCGATCGAAGCGGCTAAGGCTTTTGCTGGGCACCTGGTGAAGATCGAGGTGGAAGTCGATACGCTTGATCAGCTAAGCGAAGCCTTAAACGCTGGTCCCGATGTGATCATGCTCGACAACATGTCGCCGGAAACGCTGCGCGAGGCGGTTGCATTGACCGATGGACGAGCGCTTCTGGAAGCTTCAGGCGGAATTGAGCTCGACACGGTGAAGAGCGTCGCGGAGGCCGGCGTGGACCTGATTTCGTCCGGATGGATCACCCATTCAGCGCCGGTCCTGGATCTCGGTCTCGATATCGAGATGAGCTAA